GACGACGACCATCGCGATGGGCTGTGGCGCCATGGGTGCCGGGCTCGTCGCCTGGCTCAAGACCGGCAAGGTCGACACCCTGTACGTCGCAAACGGCCTGCTCGCCGGGCTCGTCGGCATCACCGCAATTCCCCACACGACCGCCTGGTGGGGCGCGTTCGTCGTCGGCGGCCTCGCTGGCGCCCAGCTCCCGCTGGTCTTCGGCTTCGTCGAGAACGTCCTGAAGATCGACGACGTCTGTGCGGTGTTCCCTGTCCACGGCTCGGCCGGGGTCCTCGGGACGCTCCTGTACCCGTTCGTCGCCGCACCCGGCGTCGTCGAGAGCGTCGCGAACGCGTTCGCCGCACAGGTCGTCGGCGTGGCCGTCATCGCCGGCTGGACGATCCTCGCCACGGGCTTCGTCTGGGGCGCGTTCAAAGCGGTCGGCCAGGCTCGAGTTACGCCAGAACACGAACGCGACGGCCTCGACGTGAGCGAACACGGCGTCGACACCTACCCCGAGTTCGGCACGCCCGAAGTCGCGGCCGACGGCGGTGCGATCCGGGCGGACGGCGGTACTGCAGACAGCGGCATCTGGATGGTCACCGCCATCGTCCGCCCCGACCGCCTGGGCGATGTGAAGACGAACCTCGCCGGAATCGGCGCTCCCTCGCTGACGGTCACGAACGTCTCCGGTCGCGGCTCCCAGCCCGCGAAGACCGGCCAGTGGCGCGGCGAGGAGTACGCCGTCGACCTCCACCAGAAGGTCAAGATCGAGTGCGTCGTCGCCGATGTCCCGGCCACCGAAGTCGTCGACGCGATCCGCGAGGCCGCGAACACGGGCGAACCGGGCGACGGCAAAATCTTCGTCATCCCGGTCGAGGACGCCTGCCAGGTTCGTACGGGGGCGACTGGCCCCGAAGCCGTCTAACGACTGATTGCGTCTGTCTCGGACGGTTTCTAAACGAACCTCGAGACGGGTTTCGGACGCTTCTCCCGCGTCCTCGCTCGACAGTTCGGCATCAGAACTGGTCGTGACCGTCGACTGTCAGTATACACTACGTTTCAAGAGGACGTGCGGAATACGTCGACCCGATGCGCCGTTCGCTCACCATCGGTCTCCTGCTCGTCGCGCTGAGTCTCGTCCTCGTCGGTGGTCCGTCGGCGTTGCTCTCACCGTCGACAGAAGACGTCGCACCCGAGACGAGCGAAGACCCCGAGATCGAACTCGTCACCTTCGAAGACTCCGAAAGCGCGATCTGGGCGTACATGAGCCCGAGTAAGACGCACAAGAAACACAGCCCCATCAACGTCTTCGTTCGGGGCGACAGCGACGAGGTCGTCCGCCTGCTCCAGGAGGAAGCCGACGGCGACTGGCAGGAACTCGAGGAAGACGAACAGGACGCCGACGCCGACACTTATGCGGTGTTCGGGGGGAACGAAACGAACGAAACCGCCAACGGGACCGACGAAGTCAACGGAACCAACGAAGTCAACAGAACCAACGGAACCACCGAAACCGACGAAAACGAAACCAACGAAACCGCGAACGAAACCGGACTCGAGTCCATCAACCGGCAGATCGCTACCACCACGAACTGGGGCGAAACCGCGGGCGGAACTCGATACGCCTGGATCGATCCCGGTCCCGACGAACCAGCCTACTGGGCCACCGAAACAGTGCAACTCGACGACGGCACCTACTACGGTGAGCGGATCCACATCCGGGTCTACGCGAGCCCCAACCCCGACGACCAGTGGGTCGCTATGCAAGCCCACAGCGAGCACTTCGACTGGTTCACCCTCCGCCACCGCGTTGACGGCGTCGAAAACGCCCAACTCGAGGTCGAACGCGAGTTCATGGCCCTCCCGAAGGTCGATCCAAAGGAGGACGTCGTCCGCCGGAACGTGGACAACGCCGGCCCCTCCGACGCCGACGGTTGGGCGACCAAAGTCGATCTAATTGGCCTCCTCGTCCTTCCGGTCTTCGGGCTCGCCGCCGGACGGGAAATTGTCGAGCGCGCACCACGAGGCCTCGAGGACCGTCTCACGGAGGTCGACAAGCGACGACTCGCTGCCGCCTACGACCGGATCGAGGTTCGCCACCCCATCCTGGCGGGGACCATCGTCGCGCTGTTTCTCGGCGTTCGC
This region of Natronosalvus halobius genomic DNA includes:
- a CDS encoding ammonium transporter, coding for MDATPLQVDPEVLVEGVNLAWVLTVTFLIFFMHAGFAMLEAGQVRSKNVANQLTKNLLTWSVGVTVFFLVGAGVEGLVAGDGFVPAFDVAEPNAWVDWLFGAVFAMTAATIVSGAVAGRAKLRAYVGYTFLLAAVIYPVVTGLTWAGSHLVVGGVVFEDFAGGMIVHGMGGIAGLTAAWVLGPRLDRYNQDGTVNVIPGHSMTFAVLGTLVLAFGWYGFNVGTAATVFALEGGELVLGDFATVGRVAMTTTIAMGCGAMGAGLVAWLKTGKVDTLYVANGLLAGLVGITAIPHTTAWWGAFVVGGLAGAQLPLVFGFVENVLKIDDVCAVFPVHGSAGVLGTLLYPFVAAPGVVESVANAFAAQVVGVAVIAGWTILATGFVWGAFKAVGQARVTPEHERDGLDVSEHGVDTYPEFGTPEVAADGGAIRADGGTADSGIWMVTAIVRPDRLGDVKTNLAGIGAPSLTVTNVSGRGSQPAKTGQWRGEEYAVDLHQKVKIECVVADVPATEVVDAIREAANTGEPGDGKIFVIPVEDACQVRTGATGPEAV